A part of Capsicum annuum cultivar UCD-10X-F1 chromosome 6, UCD10Xv1.1, whole genome shotgun sequence genomic DNA contains:
- the LOC107875691 gene encoding protein FAF-like, chloroplastic, translating to MSAANSMSIKNFNSTLKMEKEATTQSIPLPPTKMGIVKQGIVSILGSDSDKRSKAAAAVSIRRTLSADMSSKKWLSQNGFTPIKKIASSKELDVLGQDDVWKSIQNGTNKAEPTSLDVWSSILTQKKQEESSTLPPPYVHPLLKKSSSSLTEKSLEICTESLGSETGSEISLSSYPPSDTEEDKDDHPQKQQQEEKQELSFQSFEEFPVIKFNHNKKMSSPPKSFPPPISSLSAEDNKPSVHMQSRRQNGRLIVEAVSVPPQNHFRSRRVEGRLVLTLITTSSEGIHQQVAEFEQAFDDFQEVDHKYDDEVEDKGNGTKGMQIVLEQKPRLSNGRINVNTTTLMMKQLMGGLEKKNHHITWPKKFNKSIKLIEEENEITPIPQSLPQISQLITSPNPPEASSFNACDYFWKKNPTVTTIVNSYNDKSTTKKASYEQQDLVLMRGNKGDINYLVPLLKGCKEQRRSLLIWEPYCIATS from the coding sequence ATGTCAGCAGCTAATTCAATGAGCATCAAGAACTTCAACTCAACATTGAAGATGGAAAAGGAGGCAACAACACAAAGTATCCCACTACCCCCCACTAAGATGGGGATAGTGAAACAAGGCATAGTGTCCATTCTTGGATCAGACTCTGACAAAAGAAGCAAGGCTGCTGCAGCTGTTTCAATTAGGAGAACCCTTTCAGCTGATATGTCATCCAAGAAATGGCTATCACAAAATGGTTTCACCCCTATCAAGAAGATTGCTTCCTCAAAAGAACTTGATGTTCTTGGACAAGATGATGTTTGGAAATCAATCCAAAATGGTACTAACAAAGCTGAGCCAACATCACTTGATGTTTGGAGCTCAATTTTAACACAAAAGAAACAAGAGGAGTCTTCCACACTTCCACCTCCTTATGTCCACCCTCTCTTGAAAAAATCATCTAGCTCTTTAACTGAAAAAAGTCTTGAAATTTGTACCGAAAGTCTTGGATCAGAAACTGGTTCTGAGATTAGCCTCTCTTCTTACCCTCCTTCTGACACTGAGGAAGACAAAGATGATCATCctcaaaaacaacaacaagaagaaaaacaaGAGTTGTCCTTTCAATCGTTTGAGGAATTTCCAGTTATTAAGTTTAACCACAACAAAAAAATGTCATCTCCTCCCAAGTCTTTCCCTCCACCAATTTCTTCCTTGTCTGCAGAAGACAACAAGCCCTCTGTTCATATGCAATCTCGCAGACAGAATGGTAGGTTGATTGTTGAAGCTGTATCTGTTCCTCCTCAGAACCATTTTCGCTCTCGGCGCGTTGAAGGTCGCCTTGTTCTCACCTTAATCACCACTTCATCAGAGGGCATTCATCAACAAGTGGCAGAGTTCGAGCAGGCCTTCGACGATTTTCAAGAAGTTGATCACAAGTATGATGATGAAGTGGAGGATAAAGGAAATGGGACAAAAGGGATGCAAATTGTGCTTGAGCAAAAACCAAGATTGTCAAATGGGAGGATAAATGTGAACACAACAACATTGATGATGAAGCAGCTCATGGGAGGTCTAGAGAAAAAGAATCATCATATAACATGGCCTAAAAAGTTCAACAAATCAATCAAATTGATTGAAGAGGAGAATGAAATCACCCCAATTCCTCAATCACTTCCACAAATCTCTCAACTCATCACATCACCAAATCCACCTGAAGCATCTTCTTTCAATGCCTGTGACTATTTCTGGAAGAAAAATCCAACTGTGACGACCATTGTCAATAGCTACAATGACAAAAGTACAACAAAGAAAGCATCATATGAACAGCAAGATTTGGTCCTAATGAGGGGAAACAAAGGGGACATCAATTATTTGGTGCCTTTGTTGAAAGGATGCAAGGAACAAAGGAGGTCTCTACTCATTTGGGAGCCATATTGCATTGCCACCTCCTAA
- the LOC107875692 gene encoding ubiquitin carboxyl-terminal hydrolase 8 isoform X1 gives MDNPSEDSSDSLQQQQTESSGNDEQRVYFVPYRWWKEAQDSAPSDRKSVILYAVAPVPSYGGPMKLINNIFCPDVAFNLRREEESLSQSQESGEVGVSGRDYALVPGDIWLLALKWHSNSKVAAKNGKIFSATDEDIADVYPLQLRLSVSRETSSLGVRISKKDNSVECFRRACRIFSVDTEPSRIWDLFGQTALFFSNENNKMIKDSQKQSEQDLLLELQVYGLSDSVKNKGKKDEMSMPYLNGSSFLMNGTGSGITSNLTRSTSSSFSGGLCEAGTLGLTGLQNLGNTCFMNSALQCLAHTPKLVDYFLGDYKKEINHDNPLGMHGEIASAFGDLLKKLWAPGATPVAPRIFKSKLAHFAPQFSGFNQHDSQEVLAFLLDGLHEDLNRVKNKPYVEAKDGDDRPDEEIADEYWNYHLARNDSIIVDVCQGQYRSTLVCPVCKKVSITFDPFMYLSLPLPSTSMRSMTLTVIKSGSDIQISAFTITVPKDGKLEDLIRALSTACSLEADETLLVAEVCAKFPTYSNRIIRYLEEPADSLSLIRDGDRLVAYRLHKGPEEAPLVMFTHQQIDEHYSYGRLTSNWKPFGIPLAAHCRVLKGSDIRSLYLQLLTPFLVQNGAQADALNFDRCCIEVCTDMEPDNKRVNVFPESIAEENAAEHLDMEFHFYLSDDKATTRGPEIVMNEQLQSTDIPGRLNVLVSWSPKMLEKYNTSLFSSLPEVFKSGFFGKRPQESVSLYKCLEAFLKEEPLGPEDMWFCPGCNEHRQATKKLDLWRLPEILVIHLKRFSYSRFMKNKLETYVDFPTHDLDLSSYMAYKDGKSSYRYMLYAISNHYGSMGGGHYTAFVHQGADRWYDFDDSHVSSISPDKIKTSAAYVLFYRRVEEVQR, from the exons ATGGATAATCCATCGGAGGATTCCTCGGATTCTCTTCAACAGCAGCAGACCGAATCTTCTGGAAACGATGAACAGCGagtttattttgttccttatag GTGGTGGAAGGAGGCACAGGATTCAGCACCATCGGATAGGAAGTCGGTGATCTTGTATGCAGTAGCACCAGTTCCATCTTATGGAGGGCCAATGAAGCTCATTAACAACATATTTTGCCCAGATGTTGCATTTAACTTGAGGAGAGAGGAGGAATCTTTATCACAGAGTCAGGAGAGTGGTGAAGTTGGGGTATCAGGCCGGGACTATGCATTGGTCCCTGGCGACATATGGCTACTTGCACTCAAATG GCACAGTAACTCTAAAGTTGCTGCTAAGAATGGAAAAATCTTTTCAGCTACAGATGAGGATATTGCGGATGTCTATCCTTTACAGCTGAGGCTTTCTGTTTCACGGGAAACCAGTTCCTTAGGAGTCAGGATAAGCAAAAAG GACAATTCAGTTGAATGCTTTAGAAGAGCCTGCAGAATTTTTAGTGTGGATACAGAACCC TCAAGGATTTGGGATTTATTTGGGCAGACGGCGTTGtttttttcaaatgaaaataataagatgatCAAAGACTCTCAGAAGCAGTCAGAGCAAGAT CTGCTCTTGGAGTTGCAGGTTTATGGGTTATCAGATTCTGttaaaaataaagggaaaaaggaCGAGATGTCAATGCCATACCTTAATGGTTCTTCTTTTCTGATGAATGGTACTGGCAGTGGTATAACCTCTAATCTCACTAGGAGCACTTCGTCATCCTTTTCTGGAGGTTTATGTGAAGCTGGTACCTTGGGTTTGACCGGATTGCAGAACCTAGGAAACACCTGCTTCATGAACAGTGCTCTTCAGTGCCTTGCACATACGCCAAAGCTCGTTGATTACTTTCTTGGGGACTAcaagaaagaaataaatcatGACAACCCATTGGGAATGCAT GGAGAAATTGCCTCTGCTTTTGGTGACCTTCTGAAGAAATTATGGGCTCCTGGAGCGACTCCTGTGGCACCTAGAATATTCAAATCAAAGCTTGCTCATTTTGCTCCTCAGTTCAGCGGCTTCAATCAGCATGATTCTCAG GAGGTCTTAGCTTTTCTATTGGATGGACTCCACGAAGATTTGAACCGCGTCAAGAATAAACCTTATGTTGAGGCTAAGGATGGAGATGATCGTCCAGATGAAGAGATCGCTGATGAATACTGGAACTATCATCTGGCTCGTAATGATTCCATCATAGTGGACGTGTGCCAA GGTCAATATCGTTCAACCTTGGTCTGTCCTGTTTGCAAAAAGGTTTCCATCACGTTTGATCCATTCATGTATTTGTCACTGCCTCTGCCATCTACATCTATGAGGTCGATGACGCTCACAGTTATAAAAAGTGGCAGTGATATTCAAATATCTGCATTTACAATCACTGTTCCCAAGGATggtaagcttgaagatctgattcgTGCTTTGAGCACTGCATGCTCTTTGGAGGCTGATGAGACCCTTTTGGTGGCTGAGGTTTGTGCAAAGTTTCCA ACATACAGCAACCGCATTATACGTTATCTTGAGGAGCCAGCCGATTCATTATCCTTAATAAGAGATGGTGACCGACTTGTTGCTTATCGGTTGCACAAGGGTCCTGAAGAAGCCCCCTTGGTTATGTTTACACATCAGCAGATCGATGA GCATTATTCATACGGGAGGCTGACTTCAAATTGGAAGCCTTTTGGTATTCCACTTGCCGCACATTGTAGAGTTCTTAAAGGATCTGATATCCGCAGTCTTTATCTGCAGTTACTTACACCATTCTTAGTCCAAAATGGAGCCCAAGCGGACGCGCTTAACTTTGATAGATGTTGTATTGAAGTATGTACAGACATGGAACCTGACAACAAAAGAGTAAATGTTTTTCCAGAAAGCATTGCTGAAGAAAATGCTGCCGAACATTTAGATATGGAATTTCATTTTTACCTGTCAGATGATAAGGCAACTACTAGAGGTCCCGAAATTGTAATGAATGAGCAATTACAGTCCACAGATATCCCTGGACGGTTAAATGTACTTGTAAGTTGGTCACCTAAAATGCTTGAAAAATACAATACAAGCCTTTTCAGCTCACTGCCAGAAGTTTTCAAATCTGGGTTTTTTGGCAAAAGACCACAGGAATCTGTCTCACTGTATAAATGTCTTGAGGCATTTCTGAAGGAAGAGCCTCTAGGGCCGGAAGATATGTG GTTCTGCCCTGGATGTAACGAGCATCGCCAAGCCACTAAGAAGTTGGATCTTTGGAGACTGCCGGAAATTCTGGTCATCCACCTGAAGAGGTTCTCATACAGCCGGTTTATGAAGAACAAGTTGGAGACTTATGTTGACTTCCCCACTCATGATCTCGATTTATCCTCATATATGGCCTACAAGGACGGAAAATCTTCCTATCGGTATATGCTTTATGCAATTAGCAACCATTATGGAAGCATGGGAGGGGGTCACTATACTGCGTTTGTTCAT CAAGGTGCTGATCGGTGGTATGACTTCGATGACAGCCATGTGTC
- the LOC107875692 gene encoding ubiquitin carboxyl-terminal hydrolase 8 isoform X2, giving the protein MDNPSEDSSDSLQQQQTESSGNDEQRVYFVPYRWWKEAQDSAPSDRKSVILYAVAPVPSYGGPMKLINNIFCPDVAFNLRREEESLSQSQESGEVGVSGRDYALVPGDIWLLALKWHSNSKVAAKNGKIFSATDEDIADVYPLQLRLSVSRETSSLGVRISKKDNSVECFRRACRIFSVDTEPSRIWDLFGQTALFFSNENNKMIKDSQKQSEQDLLLELQVYGLSDSVKNKGKKDEMSMPYLNGSSFLMNGTGSGITSNLTRSTSSSFSGGLCEAGTLGLTGLQNLGNTCFMNSALQCLAHTPKLVDYFLGDYKKEINHDNPLGMHGEIASAFGDLLKKLWAPGATPVAPRIFKSKLAHFAPQFSGFNQHDSQEVLAFLLDGLHEDLNRVKNKPYVEAKDGDDRPDEEIADEYWNYHLARNDSIIVDVCQGQYRSTLVCPVCKKVSITFDPFMYLSLPLPSTSMRSMTLTVIKSGSDIQISAFTITVPKDGKLEDLIRALSTACSLEADETLLVAETYSNRIIRYLEEPADSLSLIRDGDRLVAYRLHKGPEEAPLVMFTHQQIDEHYSYGRLTSNWKPFGIPLAAHCRVLKGSDIRSLYLQLLTPFLVQNGAQADALNFDRCCIEVCTDMEPDNKRVNVFPESIAEENAAEHLDMEFHFYLSDDKATTRGPEIVMNEQLQSTDIPGRLNVLVSWSPKMLEKYNTSLFSSLPEVFKSGFFGKRPQESVSLYKCLEAFLKEEPLGPEDMWFCPGCNEHRQATKKLDLWRLPEILVIHLKRFSYSRFMKNKLETYVDFPTHDLDLSSYMAYKDGKSSYRYMLYAISNHYGSMGGGHYTAFVHQGADRWYDFDDSHVSSISPDKIKTSAAYVLFYRRVEEVQR; this is encoded by the exons ATGGATAATCCATCGGAGGATTCCTCGGATTCTCTTCAACAGCAGCAGACCGAATCTTCTGGAAACGATGAACAGCGagtttattttgttccttatag GTGGTGGAAGGAGGCACAGGATTCAGCACCATCGGATAGGAAGTCGGTGATCTTGTATGCAGTAGCACCAGTTCCATCTTATGGAGGGCCAATGAAGCTCATTAACAACATATTTTGCCCAGATGTTGCATTTAACTTGAGGAGAGAGGAGGAATCTTTATCACAGAGTCAGGAGAGTGGTGAAGTTGGGGTATCAGGCCGGGACTATGCATTGGTCCCTGGCGACATATGGCTACTTGCACTCAAATG GCACAGTAACTCTAAAGTTGCTGCTAAGAATGGAAAAATCTTTTCAGCTACAGATGAGGATATTGCGGATGTCTATCCTTTACAGCTGAGGCTTTCTGTTTCACGGGAAACCAGTTCCTTAGGAGTCAGGATAAGCAAAAAG GACAATTCAGTTGAATGCTTTAGAAGAGCCTGCAGAATTTTTAGTGTGGATACAGAACCC TCAAGGATTTGGGATTTATTTGGGCAGACGGCGTTGtttttttcaaatgaaaataataagatgatCAAAGACTCTCAGAAGCAGTCAGAGCAAGAT CTGCTCTTGGAGTTGCAGGTTTATGGGTTATCAGATTCTGttaaaaataaagggaaaaaggaCGAGATGTCAATGCCATACCTTAATGGTTCTTCTTTTCTGATGAATGGTACTGGCAGTGGTATAACCTCTAATCTCACTAGGAGCACTTCGTCATCCTTTTCTGGAGGTTTATGTGAAGCTGGTACCTTGGGTTTGACCGGATTGCAGAACCTAGGAAACACCTGCTTCATGAACAGTGCTCTTCAGTGCCTTGCACATACGCCAAAGCTCGTTGATTACTTTCTTGGGGACTAcaagaaagaaataaatcatGACAACCCATTGGGAATGCAT GGAGAAATTGCCTCTGCTTTTGGTGACCTTCTGAAGAAATTATGGGCTCCTGGAGCGACTCCTGTGGCACCTAGAATATTCAAATCAAAGCTTGCTCATTTTGCTCCTCAGTTCAGCGGCTTCAATCAGCATGATTCTCAG GAGGTCTTAGCTTTTCTATTGGATGGACTCCACGAAGATTTGAACCGCGTCAAGAATAAACCTTATGTTGAGGCTAAGGATGGAGATGATCGTCCAGATGAAGAGATCGCTGATGAATACTGGAACTATCATCTGGCTCGTAATGATTCCATCATAGTGGACGTGTGCCAA GGTCAATATCGTTCAACCTTGGTCTGTCCTGTTTGCAAAAAGGTTTCCATCACGTTTGATCCATTCATGTATTTGTCACTGCCTCTGCCATCTACATCTATGAGGTCGATGACGCTCACAGTTATAAAAAGTGGCAGTGATATTCAAATATCTGCATTTACAATCACTGTTCCCAAGGATggtaagcttgaagatctgattcgTGCTTTGAGCACTGCATGCTCTTTGGAGGCTGATGAGACCCTTTTGGTGGCTGAG ACATACAGCAACCGCATTATACGTTATCTTGAGGAGCCAGCCGATTCATTATCCTTAATAAGAGATGGTGACCGACTTGTTGCTTATCGGTTGCACAAGGGTCCTGAAGAAGCCCCCTTGGTTATGTTTACACATCAGCAGATCGATGA GCATTATTCATACGGGAGGCTGACTTCAAATTGGAAGCCTTTTGGTATTCCACTTGCCGCACATTGTAGAGTTCTTAAAGGATCTGATATCCGCAGTCTTTATCTGCAGTTACTTACACCATTCTTAGTCCAAAATGGAGCCCAAGCGGACGCGCTTAACTTTGATAGATGTTGTATTGAAGTATGTACAGACATGGAACCTGACAACAAAAGAGTAAATGTTTTTCCAGAAAGCATTGCTGAAGAAAATGCTGCCGAACATTTAGATATGGAATTTCATTTTTACCTGTCAGATGATAAGGCAACTACTAGAGGTCCCGAAATTGTAATGAATGAGCAATTACAGTCCACAGATATCCCTGGACGGTTAAATGTACTTGTAAGTTGGTCACCTAAAATGCTTGAAAAATACAATACAAGCCTTTTCAGCTCACTGCCAGAAGTTTTCAAATCTGGGTTTTTTGGCAAAAGACCACAGGAATCTGTCTCACTGTATAAATGTCTTGAGGCATTTCTGAAGGAAGAGCCTCTAGGGCCGGAAGATATGTG GTTCTGCCCTGGATGTAACGAGCATCGCCAAGCCACTAAGAAGTTGGATCTTTGGAGACTGCCGGAAATTCTGGTCATCCACCTGAAGAGGTTCTCATACAGCCGGTTTATGAAGAACAAGTTGGAGACTTATGTTGACTTCCCCACTCATGATCTCGATTTATCCTCATATATGGCCTACAAGGACGGAAAATCTTCCTATCGGTATATGCTTTATGCAATTAGCAACCATTATGGAAGCATGGGAGGGGGTCACTATACTGCGTTTGTTCAT CAAGGTGCTGATCGGTGGTATGACTTCGATGACAGCCATGTGTC